From one Formosa sediminum genomic stretch:
- the lipA gene encoding lipoyl synthase: MNTETDSNILPARQPKPKWLRVKLPTGKKYTELRSLVDKYSLNTICTSGSCPNMGECWGEGTATFMILGNVCTRSCGFCGVKTGRPETVDWDEPEKVARSIKLMKIKHAVLTSVDRDDLKDMGSIMWAETVKAVRRMNPETTLETLIPDFQGVEQHIDRIIDVAPEVVSHNIETVRRLTRDVRIQAKYDRSLGVLKYLKSQGQRRTKSGIMLGLGEKREEVIETLHDLKANDVDVVTIGQYLQPSKKHLPVQQFITPDQFAEYREIGLDLGFRHVESSSLVRSSYKAQKHIN, translated from the coding sequence ATGAATACAGAAACTGATTCAAACATTCTACCTGCTCGTCAACCAAAACCAAAATGGTTACGTGTTAAATTACCAACAGGAAAAAAATATACAGAGCTTAGAAGTCTTGTAGATAAATACAGTTTAAACACCATTTGCACCTCTGGTAGTTGCCCAAATATGGGAGAATGTTGGGGAGAAGGTACAGCTACATTTATGATTTTAGGAAATGTGTGTACACGTTCTTGCGGATTTTGTGGTGTAAAAACCGGTAGACCTGAAACTGTAGATTGGGATGAACCAGAAAAAGTAGCTCGATCTATAAAATTAATGAAAATTAAACACGCTGTACTTACAAGTGTAGATCGAGACGATTTAAAAGATATGGGAAGCATAATGTGGGCTGAAACAGTAAAAGCTGTGAGACGCATGAATCCTGAAACAACTTTAGAAACTCTTATCCCTGATTTTCAAGGTGTAGAACAACATATAGACCGCATTATTGATGTTGCTCCAGAAGTTGTTTCTCACAATATTGAAACAGTTAGACGCCTTACTCGAGATGTACGTATACAAGCAAAATACGACCGTAGTTTAGGTGTTTTAAAATATTTAAAATCTCAAGGACAACGTCGTACTAAATCTGGTATTATGTTGGGTCTTGGTGAAAAGCGAGAAGAAGTAATTGAAACCCTTCACGATTTAAAAGCCAATGATGTAGATGTTGTTACTATAGGACAATATTTACAACCAAGTAAAAAACACTTGCCTGTACAACAGTTTATTACTCCTGATCAATTTGCAGAATATAGAGAGATTGGTTTA